The window CCTCATCGAGCCGGATGATCTTCTCGTTCCCAGAAGCCTTCGCTTCCTCTTCTGTCTCTTTCTCGCTCATTGTCTTGGTTCCTTATCTGAACCTTCCTGAGCACCTCCAAATCAAAAGTGCGAAAAATATCCTACGTTATCAGCCGCCAGCAGCACACCTACAACCTTCGTCTCTTTTCGAGCTACGGCGGTCAAGAGCTTGAGGCACTACGAAGATGGAATCATCCGAGGTGTTTTATGTTGCCTCCTACTTGGGGTAGGTGCGCTTGACTGGATATGGAGAACTTGCTGGACTCGCTGAGCAGTGAATCGCTTCCTTTTTCTCTCATTGCTACTCGCGCTGCCGTCAAAGCTGATGGCCAATGCAGGCATATTCGATGGCGGTGGTTCTACGCTGCGGCTGGGCAATACGGATCAAATCCAAATGAAATCAGAGATTGTCGAGATTCGTTTTCGTCCGGCGGATGGGTTGGTGACGGGTTCCGGCAAGCATCGCGATGTTGCCGAATATCGGTGCTACTTTATCCTCGAAAATCTCTCTGACGAAACCATCACTGCGCAAATCGGGTTCCCGTTGATTACAGATACTCAAAGGCCTCTGGAAGAGAAAGTGGCTCGCAGGATTTTGGAGCGAAGGGAATTTTCAGCAAAGTCGGGAGATACGGTGTTTCGGACCGAATACGTTCCCGAGAGCGATCAGGGAGAGTTTGGCTCTGTTTTCATTTGGGAGATGGAGTTTCCGCCAAGGTCGACCGTTCCTCTGGAAGTCTCCTATCAATTGTTTGGCTATATTGGTGCTTGGAGCACACGCAATGATCCTCGTGACTTTGAGAACGACTACATCGAAAACCCATACTTGGCGACCCTGGAAGGAGCTTTTGTACAGTCTTATCCCTACGTAACCCGAACCGGACAAAGTTGGGCTGAGGAAATCGAGGAGGCCACTTTCATCGTTCACCACGAAGAATTTCTGCGGCACTTGCAAGAGAGAGGAGCGTTCGAGGAAGATCCCAACAAACCCAGAGAATTCATGAATGAAGAGATTCGCGCAAGGTACGCGGTGTTATCTTCGGGAGCAGTCTATTTGAACTTCTCCGGAGGCGAGTGGGCATTGGATGAGAGTGGAAAGTGCTTCGTTCTCCATGAAAAACCGTTTTCCGCAGCAGAGGATATCGAAGTCTCCTTTGTTTTCTCGATTTTGCCAAAGAATTCAGAAGCTCTGGAAATACTTCTCGCCCGGATACAATCGCAATACGAGAAAGACCGCGAGTCCGCGAACCGAATCATATCCGAAGTGCTGGAAAATTCGTCGGAGCGTGACCGGAATCGCCAAGTGCTGTTTCAGGAAAGATGGGACAAGGGGTTGTCGGAACCGTTTGGAGCCCGTCAGAGGAAGAACGTGGCCGACGTGATCCTCGAGTTCTATGGAATCAAAACGAATAATCCAGCGATTGAGAATTTTTTGAATCATCAAAGCTGGTATCCGGTGACCGTTGAAAGGACTATCGATCCCGAACTTGAGGAAAATTTACTGGCTCTTCACAGCTACGAAAAGAAACTGTCCTTCAAAGACGCAGGCGACAGAAAGAATTCGCGATTCGGGTTTTGACCGTATTTGCTAATGGCTTTTCTACCGGATGCTGCGGACTCTCTTAGAGCTGCGGAAAAGGCTCAAGACTGGCCTGTGATTGGTCAGAATCGAGGTGCTACTCGAAAAGAGTGCCCACCTTGTCGTCCCACGAGACTGAGTTGACTAGCCATTCGCCCGAGGGATTGTAAAAGGTGATCGACCAACGCAGGGAGGATTTCTCGAACTTTTGCAGATAGATCAGACGCAAAAGCGAGTCGCCTACCTTTTCGGTTCGGATGTATTCCGTTCCCACTATGGCACCAAACCTGTTTTTGACACTACCCATCTGTTCGTTCGTCTGTTCGACTAAGTTCTTGTAAGTGCTCTCTTCAATAGGCCAAAGAGGCTGTAGAAGTGCGAATGCCTTCGTGTACTCTTCTGCTTTGACGAGACCCATGAACTGATCGGAAAGCTGGACCACCGCCTTCTCTGAATCCTCTTGGGCGTAAGCGAAAATGGGGATGAACAGAAGGATAAGAAGCGATCTCATATTGGGGAGGAAAATGAAGGAGGACGAAATTGCGAGGGTGAATTGGGAGGATCATTTCGAGTCACCTCGCTTCGTCCACCACAGAAGGAAAGCTCCGCCCAACAAAAGAGGAATGGAATAAAACTGCCCTCTGCTTAGGCCGATGATGAGAGGAGCGTCGGGTTCGCGGACGAATTCGGTGAGGAGGCGAATGGCGCTGTAGCCGATGAGGAATTCTGCACTGATTCTTCCCGGAGAGAGGTTTGGGTTTTTCCAGAAACGCCACTGGAGCCAGGCGAAGAGGATGAGGCCTTCGCCGAGGGCTTGATAGAGTTGTGAGGGGTGTCGGGGTTCGGGGAGGCCTGTGATGGGATCCGGAGGGCTGTCGGGAAAGATCACGGCCCATTGGACTGTCGTCACCCGACCCCAGAGTTCGCCGTTGATGAAGTTGGCGAGTCTCCCGAGACCCAGACCGATTGGGGCCACGGTGGCGCACAGGTCGGTGAGCGATAGGAACTGAACGTTGCGGCGTTTTGCGAATACAAGAAGGGCGAAGATGACGCCGATCATTCCCCCATGGCTGGCCATCCCCCCTTGCCAGACCGCGAAAAGAATCAGGGGATCCTGGACGAACTCAGCCCAGTCATAGAGCAGGACGTAGCCGAGGCGGCCACCCAGGACGACTCCGACGAGAAGGTAGGTGAGCAGGTCGAGCTCTTCTCCCTTCTTCAGCGGGGATCTGATCTTGCGGCGGTAGTAAATGAGTAGCCCAATCCCACCGATGAAACCGAGAAGGTAGGCCAGCCCGTAATAGCGAATGCCCTGGATCGGAAATCCCTCCGGAAACTCGATGAGGAAGGGACTTAGATCGTGGACCCACTGGGCGACTGAGTGTGGAAAAGTCATTGATCGGATTGATGGCTAACGGCTTCGTAGGTGCCTCCGCCAATGAGTTGGTCTCCTCGGTAAAAGGCGAGGATCTGTCCGAGGGCTAGTGCGCGCTGGGCATCGGCAAACTGAACTTCTACAGAGTCATTGGCCGTAGAGAGAATTTTGATCTTCTGTGCTGGATCCCGGTATCGTGGTTTCGCAGTGAGTTCCTCGCCATCCTCAACCGGTTCTCCGATCCAGTTCAGATTTTTGATCACGGCTCCGGTTTGGTAGAGGAGGGGAGTGTTCGGTTCGTCGAATCCAACAACGAGCTGGTTCTTCTCCAGATCTTTTGCGACGACGACGAAGGCGCGGTTGTCCGTGTTCGATGGAACTCCAATCCCTTTTCTTTGCCCGATCGTGAATCGATGCAGGCCCTTGTGTTCACCTTTGAGGGCGCCTTCGGTGTCAACGATCGGTCCAGGATTGTCAGGTATAAAATTCGCCAAAAACTCATCGATCTTCACTTTTCCCAGAAAACAGATGCCCTGGCTGTCTTTCTTGCCTGCGTTGGGAAGCCCAAGCTCTTTGGCCTTCTCACGGACTTCGGATTTCTTGAGGTTTCCGACAGGAAAGTAAACGTCGGCTAGGTCTTCCGCCCGGGTCATCGCGAGAAAGTAGGACTGGTCCTTATTCTTATCTTTCCCTTCAAAGATTTGGGTTCTGGTTCCCGCTTTCATAGACCGACAATAATGCCCGGTTGCAACGTGTGCGAAACCTTGGTTTCGGGCAACGTCACGAAAGACTCCGAACTTCATTTCCCGATTGCACATCACGTCGGGATTCGGTGTCACGCCACGGCGATAGCCTTCGACGAGGTAGCTGACGACTCTCTCCCTGTAATCATGGACCAAGTTGACGATCCGGAACGGAATTCCAAGGTGATCAGCCGCAGCCCTTGCATCTTCGATATCCTGAGCTGCAGGGCACTCGCCGAGCTCATTCTCATCGTGCCAAGTACGGATATAGGCACCTTCGACAGAAAAGCCGTTTTCCAAAAGTAGTGCAGCCGCAACCGAGCTGTCGACGCCGCCGGAAAGGGCAACGAGGACGCGAATAGTGTCTTTTGGGTCGGGTCTCAGACCCTGAGTAGAGTCCTAATAGAAACTGGGTGTCGAGATGGAAGTGGCACCGGCGGCAACGGTATGATCCTCGCCATTAGCCCAGATCTCATCATTCACGAGAAACTTGAAGACAATTCCACTATCGGCCTCGGCAGACTCCCATTTCCACTCGTCCGAGCTGACGTTTTCCATAGGAACACCCTCATTCCAGCTGAGGCCTCCTCCCTCGCCTCTGATGTAAAGCACGTTACCATAACGCACGTCTACCCGAGCGAGAATCCTTGTGAGAGGAACCTTCGATGAGGACTTAGCAACGGCTTTTTTCGTGGCAGATTTTTTCACCGCTTTTTTAGTGACTTTCTTGGCCGCCTTTTTGGCTACTTTTTTAGTAGTTTTCTTAGCGACTTTCTTCGTGGTTTTTTTCGCTGCTGACATGGTTTGATTGAGTTTTAGATATGACCAGATCGACGTAAGCAGTTTGACTTCCAATTCCGGAGAACGGAAGCAGATTCAGTCGCCTAGGCACGAAATTTATTCTTCGATCCAGAGTTTCCCGCAGCAAATGGGAGGGAAAAAATGGGAGCTAATGAACGCGATAATCTCCGCTGTTGTTTGGCGCTCGCCAATCGCTAAGGCCGGAGACTAAATCATGCTCAATGAAAGGCATTCGACTGGGGCTTACCGGAACCATCGGTTTAGGGAAATCCACCGCGCTGTCGTTATTCGCAAGGCAGGGTTGGCGGACGGTACGAACCGATGTTTTGGCACGAGAGAAGTTGCTTCTGGATCTGGCCAACCACATGCCTTGCGCGGAG of the Verrucomicrobiota bacterium genome contains:
- the lgt gene encoding prolipoprotein diacylglyceryl transferase encodes the protein MTFPHSVAQWVHDLSPFLIEFPEGFPIQGIRYYGLAYLLGFIGGIGLLIYYRRKIRSPLKKGEELDLLTYLLVGVVLGGRLGYVLLYDWAEFVQDPLILFAVWQGGMASHGGMIGVIFALLVFAKRRNVQFLSLTDLCATVAPIGLGLGRLANFINGELWGRVTTVQWAVIFPDSPPDPITGLPEPRHPSQLYQALGEGLILFAWLQWRFWKNPNLSPGRISAEFLIGYSAIRLLTEFVREPDAPLIIGLSRGQFYSIPLLLGGAFLLWWTKRGDSK
- the mnmA gene encoding tRNA 2-thiouridine(34) synthase MnmA, which codes for MRPDPKDTIRVLVALSGGVDSSVAAALLLENGFSVEGAYIRTWHDENELGECPAAQDIEDARAAADHLGIPFRIVNLVHDYRERVVSYLVEGYRRGVTPNPDVMCNREMKFGVFRDVARNQGFAHVATGHYCRSMKAGTRTQIFEGKDKNKDQSYFLAMTRAEDLADVYFPVGNLKKSEVREKAKELGLPNAGKKDSQGICFLGKVKIDEFLANFIPDNPGPIVDTEGALKGEHKGLHRFTIGQRKGIGVPSNTDNRAFVVVAKDLEKNQLVVGFDEPNTPLLYQTGAVIKNLNWIGEPVEDGEELTAKPRYRDPAQKIKILSTANDSVEVQFADAQRALALGQILAFYRGDQLIGGGTYEAVSHQSDQ